A window of the Rhodoferax sp. GW822-FHT02A01 genome harbors these coding sequences:
- a CDS encoding EAL domain-containing protein translates to MGHSLNLKVIAEGVETHEQATLLTDMGCDEAQGYWYSKPIKVADLLPQWELLDRGI, encoded by the coding sequence TTAAGGTCATCGCGGAAGGGGTTGAAACGCATGAACAAGCAACACTCCTCACAGATATGGGATGTGATGAGGCACAAGGCTACTGGTATTCTAAGCCTATCAAGGTGGCTGATCTTTTGCCACAATGGGAACTGCTAGATAGAGGAATTTAA